In the Nocardioides panaciterrulae genome, CCCTGCTCCTGGCTGCCCAGCTCGAGCTGCTGTCCGGGGTGGTGTCGGGACACCAGCTCGGACCCGCCCTCGACGCGCTGCTGCGGGTGGTCGAGCGGGTCTCGACGGGCGGCCTGCTGGCCTCCGTGCTGCTGCTCAGCGAGGACGGCAGGCAACTGCGGCACGGCGCCGCGCCGAGCCTGCCCGACCACTACAACGAGGCGATCGACGGACTGAGGATCGGGCCGTCGGTGGGCTCGTGCGGCACCGCGGCCTGGCGACGGCGCCAGGTGATCGTCGAGAACATCGAGGCCGACCCCCTGTGGGCGGACTTCCGCGACCTGGCGGTGGGTGCCGGGCTGCGCGCCTGCTGGTCCACGCCGATCTTCGGTGGCGGCGGGCGGCTGCTCGGGACGTTCGCGATGTACTACCCCGCGCCCTCCCGCCCCAAGGCCGGCGACCTGGCGCTGATCGACGTGCTGGTCCGCACCGTAGGGATGGCGATCGACCGGAGCCGCTGGGACGAGGAGCGGGAGCGGGAGCTCGCCGAGGAGCGGGCCCTGGGCACCGCCTTCCAGCGCAGCCTCCTCCCGCAGATCCCGAACCGCATCGGCGCCGTCGAGCTCGCCGCCCGCTACCGCACCGGCGACCCCGGCGTGCACGTCGGCGGTGACTGGTTCGACGCGATCGAGGTCGAGGACGGCCTGGTCCTCGTCGTCGGCGACGTGCAGGGTCACGACATCCAGGCCGCGGCGATGATGGGCCAGCTGCGCACCGTCGTACGCGCCACCGCCTCCGACGGACACCCGCCGGCCGACGTGCTGGCCCGCACCGCGCACTACCTCGAGCGGCTCGGCAGCGACCTGCTCGCCACCGTGCTCGTCGTCCACCTCGACACGCACGCCCGGTTGGCCACCATCGCCTGCGCCGGGCACCTGCCGCCGGTCGTGCTGGGCATCGAGGAGGACGGCACGACGCTGTGCCCGATCGAGGTGGAGCCCGGGCCGCCGCTGGGCGTCGGCGAGGTGTGGGAGGAGCGGAGCACGCACCTGCCGGCGGACGCCTACCTGCTCCTCTACACCGATGGGTTGGTGGAGACCCGCAACTGGGACATCGACGAGGGCATCCACCGGCTTGAGACCCTGATCGCCACGGTGCCGCCCCAGGCCGGTCCGGGACGCTTGCTCGACCAGGCCCTGGAGCTGCTGCCCATCGGCAGCCGCGGCGACGACGTGGCGGTGCTGGCCGCGCGGGTCCCGCCGGTGCCGGGCGGGTCGGCGCGCCGGGTGGTGCGCAAGCTGCCGGCCCAGCCGATGTCCGTCCCGCTCGTCCGGTCCTGGGCCGAGGGCTGGCTGGCCGCGCAGGTGGCGGTCGAGCACCGCGACGACGTGCTGCTGGTCGTCTCGGAGCTGATGACCAACGCGGTCCGCCAGGCCGACGGCGCGGTGCGCACCACCCTCCAGGCCGAGGACCGGGGCGTGCGGGTGGAGGTCTTCGACCGCGGGCACCGGATGCCCGTCCTCAGCGACACCGACCTCGACGCCACCGGCGGCCGGGGCCTGCTGATGATCGAGGCCGTCTGCGCCGAGTGGGGTGTGGTCGAGGAGCTCGAGGGCAAGACCGTGTGGGCACGGCTGGCTTGGTGAGCCGCTGCAGGAATCCCCGGCCAGCCGGGGATTCTCTCGGTTGTCAGCCGTAGCAACGCCCATCAAGCGAGGGAACGCCCTGACAACCCCCAGCGGCTGACGCGCCGACGTCCGCTGCCGAGGGCGCGCCGGTGACAGCTGGTACGGCGGGTGCCGCCGGACCGCCTAGGTTCGAGCCGACCCGAGGAGGAGCCACCCTGGCCGGGGTCGTCCGGCTGTCAGGTCTGACGGGGGCCCTCGAGCCAGAGCGCCAGCTTGGGGCAGACGCGGACGGCCTCACG is a window encoding:
- a CDS encoding SpoIIE family protein phosphatase, encoding MTSTARATAPAESRDALLLAAQLELLSGVVSGHQLGPALDALLRVVERVSTGGLLASVLLLSEDGRQLRHGAAPSLPDHYNEAIDGLRIGPSVGSCGTAAWRRRQVIVENIEADPLWADFRDLAVGAGLRACWSTPIFGGGGRLLGTFAMYYPAPSRPKAGDLALIDVLVRTVGMAIDRSRWDEERERELAEERALGTAFQRSLLPQIPNRIGAVELAARYRTGDPGVHVGGDWFDAIEVEDGLVLVVGDVQGHDIQAAAMMGQLRTVVRATASDGHPPADVLARTAHYLERLGSDLLATVLVVHLDTHARLATIACAGHLPPVVLGIEEDGTTLCPIEVEPGPPLGVGEVWEERSTHLPADAYLLLYTDGLVETRNWDIDEGIHRLETLIATVPPQAGPGRLLDQALELLPIGSRGDDVAVLAARVPPVPGGSARRVVRKLPAQPMSVPLVRSWAEGWLAAQVAVEHRDDVLLVVSELMTNAVRQADGAVRTTLQAEDRGVRVEVFDRGHRMPVLSDTDLDATGGRGLLMIEAVCAEWGVVEELEGKTVWARLAW